The Aestuariibius sp. HNIBRBA575 nucleotide sequence TGCCAAAGATAAGGCCGAACGCAAGATCATGCTGGCTGGCAAAGTCGAGGACATGATCAACACCGTTGTGCGCCAAATCGCATTCTATGACTTTGAATGCAAATTGCACGAAGCGCGCGCCGGTGGCGAATTGACCCCGGACGACATCAACGCGTTGTGGATGTCCGTTCAAGCCGAAAGCTTGGGGCCGATCTTCGACTTCACCGACGGGTATGAAACCTTCTGGGCCTATATCCCGCACTTCGTGCATTCGCCGTTTTACGTCTATGCCTATGCCTTTGGTGACGGTCTGGTAAATGCGCTTTATGCGACCTATCAGGACAATCCCGACGGTTTCCAAGACAAATATTTTGATATGCTGCGTGCCGGTGGATCAAAACATCACAAAGAGCTGCTCGCGCCCTTTGGTCTGGATGCGTCGGACCCATCGTTCTGGGACAAAGGTTTGACGATGATTTCCGACATGATCGATGAACTCGAAGCGATGGAAGCATAGCAGAAAAATTCGGGGGGGCGATCACCGCTTTCGCCCCCTATTTCCACCCATGGATCAAAGGCATACTGCATGAAACGCAGGTTTCACTATCTCTCACATTTCGATGTAGAAATTGATCCAGATCGCCCTGTCCCTCTGTGGCGGTTGAATGAAACAGGTCGCAGACGTGCCCAAGCCCTGACACAATCTGGGGTGTTTTCCGCAGTGGACCAAATCCTGTCCAGCGCTGAAACCAAGGCTATCGAAACGGCTGCTATTTTGGCCGCGTCGATCAACTGCCCGATCACCATCCATCCCAAAATGCACGAAAACGATCGTTCCAGTACCGGTTTCCTGCCCGGCCCGGCATTCGAAGCCGCAGCGGACGCCTTCTTTGCGCACCCAAACACCAGTTTTAAAGGCTGGGAAACCGCATGTGACGCGCAAACCCGCATCGTACAGCAAGTGACGGATGCAATTGACCAATTCCCCAAAGCGAAAACGATCTTGTTTGTTGGCCATGGCGCGGTTGGCACATTGCTTTATTGCCATCTAAGCCAGAACCAAATTGACCGCCGTTTCGACCAAACCAGCGGCGGGCATGTCCTGACATGGCATTCTGACGCTGCGCCCACATGTGGCTGGCAACGCGCCGAAAACATCTAAACTGCGCCGCTCCGTAACGTCACCCTTTTTTAGTTCGGTCAGCTTGCCTAGCATCGCCGAATGAATGGGAGTTGCAGAATGCAGGTTTTTGGAAAATGGTTGGGCCGTTTCATTGTTTTCATGGCGATTTTGGTTGCTGGCTTTTTGACATTTGCGCCCGGATTCGTCGAAAAATCGCGAAATCTCGTTGCGGATCATAGCCCTTATACGGTGTCGGTCACGGCGCAGGATTTGCACAATTCATTGGTCATCGGCGATTGGCACGCGGACCCCTTGTTGTGGAAACGCGATCTGACAGAACGGGGAACCCGCGGGCACGTGGACATCCCACGTCTAATCGAAGGCAACGTCGCCATTCAGGTGTTCACCGCCGTCACCAAGAGCCCCGCCGGTCAAAACTATCAAACAAATTCAGCTGATACGCGCGACAACATAACCTTGCTTGCGATCGGTCAAATGTGGCCCCCCCGCACCTGGAGCAGTCTTGCAGAACGTGCGCTGTATCAGGCTGAAAAGCTTCATAATTTTGCCGCGCGTTCGAATGGACAGCTGCGTGTGATCACAACCCGGTCCGAGCTGGATCAATTGCTGATAGACCGCGACGCTGGTCAAAAAATTGTCGGTGGCATTCTTGGAATTGAGGGCGCACATCCCCTCGAAGGGGACATCGCAAATCTAGACCGGCTTGAGGCGTCGGGGTATCGGCTTATTGGGCTTCAGCACTTTTTTGACAATGATGTTGGTGGGTCGTTGCACGGCATCGGCAATCAAGGCCTGACCGATTTTGGCCGCGAAGTCGTTGCACAAATTGTGGAGCGAAATATGATCCTGGATCTTGCGCATTCCAGCCCCCAAGTCGTGCGCGATGTGCTTGAAATCACGGACATTCCGTTGATTGTCAGCCATACGGGCCTGCATTCAGCCTGTCGTGTTCATCGCAATTTTCCAGATGATTTGATGCAAGGTATCGTCGCAACGGGCGGCGTCATCGGCATAGGGTATTGGGCCAATGTCACATGCGATGACAGTCCAGATGGCATCGCACACGTCATCAAATCCGCGATTGACGTGTTAGGTGAGGACCACATTTCACTTGGATCGGATTTCGACGGATCGGTTCCAACCGCAATGGATACATCCGAACTCAGTGCCCTGACGGATTCATTGCTGCGCGCAGGTCTAAGCGAAGCGCAAATCCGCAAAGTCATGGGGGAAAACATGTTGCGCGTGCTGCGCGCCCGACTGGCGCCATAAAAAAGGGCCATCAAAATTGATGACCCAGCGTTCTGGTGGCAACACAGTCAACTCAACGGGGGAATTAGTCCAGTTCCGTCCATGGCCAAGGTTTCACATCGGATGCAGCGGTTAAATAACGTGCGGCTTTGGCGACCCAAATACCGATAT carries:
- a CDS encoding histidine phosphatase family protein; this encodes MKRRFHYLSHFDVEIDPDRPVPLWRLNETGRRRAQALTQSGVFSAVDQILSSAETKAIETAAILAASINCPITIHPKMHENDRSSTGFLPGPAFEAAADAFFAHPNTSFKGWETACDAQTRIVQQVTDAIDQFPKAKTILFVGHGAVGTLLYCHLSQNQIDRRFDQTSGGHVLTWHSDAAPTCGWQRAENI
- a CDS encoding dipeptidase codes for the protein MQVFGKWLGRFIVFMAILVAGFLTFAPGFVEKSRNLVADHSPYTVSVTAQDLHNSLVIGDWHADPLLWKRDLTERGTRGHVDIPRLIEGNVAIQVFTAVTKSPAGQNYQTNSADTRDNITLLAIGQMWPPRTWSSLAERALYQAEKLHNFAARSNGQLRVITTRSELDQLLIDRDAGQKIVGGILGIEGAHPLEGDIANLDRLEASGYRLIGLQHFFDNDVGGSLHGIGNQGLTDFGREVVAQIVERNMILDLAHSSPQVVRDVLEITDIPLIVSHTGLHSACRVHRNFPDDLMQGIVATGGVIGIGYWANVTCDDSPDGIAHVIKSAIDVLGEDHISLGSDFDGSVPTAMDTSELSALTDSLLRAGLSEAQIRKVMGENMLRVLRARLAP